The Prionailurus viverrinus isolate Anna chromosome B1, UM_Priviv_1.0, whole genome shotgun sequence genome includes the window AATAATTAGCAGTGAAATGCTGTTCTGTTGgatttttggatttttatttagtAACTTTTGCATCTTCCCATTAACAAACTGCATAGGAAGCTTTTTTTgtcacatttaaatctttgatgtAGAGTGTAATTTGTTTCAACTAAGACTGTAGTAGCTTTTGAATCTTAAGGTACAGTTAGCTTGTGTTTGAGAAACTTTGAAAATTACAATGATATGTTTGAAATAGAGATAACATTTATAGTATCAAATTATTTTACCCAATATACCTTGTCTACTTGtttcaaattttaagtttttgtctAGAGAAACATTAGTCTTGTGGAGATATGGGATGTTTGTGTTTGGAAATATTCTTGCTGCTACAAATTTCCTTTAAAGGGGTTGACTCTTTTATTACTTGTTTAGCGGTAACGTCACGTTTCTACTAACAAAAACTCCTTTAGGATTTGGGTATTTTTTATAATGGAACTCTAAttgtacaaataaaaattataagtattGCTCTGCAAGCATCTGTCAGAGGAATAGCAACATCATgagaatatttttacaaatactgAGTTAGGATTTTATGTTCTTGGAAGGTCTGCCTGTTGAGGCCACCGTATGATTGACACATTGTCCTACCAGGACTGTAGCGTTTGCTTTGATAAGGAGTAACTACTACATCTCACAGACTTAAAAAGAGTCATAAGCAGTGATGTTACCTAAGCAAGGAGTATAATAAAGGAGTGGACCCTTCCCTTCCATAGCTGTGTGAGAGTCTCTCATGCATCAGTTTACCATCGTTTCATTCCATCCATCCAGGAGActacacagaaacagagaggacTATGTGGAAAGAAGTGCTGAGTTTGCAGATGGTTTGCTCTCAAAAGCTTTGAAAGACATTCAGTCTGGAGCACTGGACATAAATAAAGCAGGCATACTTTATGGCATACCTCAAAAAACTTTACTTCTCCACTTAGAAGCCTTACCAGCAGGGAAGcctgcatcttttaaaaacaaaactcgaGATTTCAATGATAGTTACTCATATAAAGACAGTAAAGAAACTTGTGCAGTGCTGCAAAAGGTAGCCTTGTGGGCAAGAGCTCAAGCAGAGCGCACAGAAAAAAGTAAACTCAATCTACTTGAAACCTCAGAATTAAAATTCCCAACAGCTTCCAGTTACCTCCATCAGTTAACTCTACAGAAAATGGTTactcaatttaaagaaaaaaatgaaagtctacAATATGAAACTTCACATCCTACTGTACAGTTAAAAATTCCTCAGCTCCGAGTAAGTTCTGTTTCAAAACCACAACCTGATGGTCCTGGTCTGCTGGATGTTATGTATCAAGTTTCCAAAACCTCTCCTCCAGTCCTAGAAGGATCAGCTctccaaaaactgaaaaatatactcCCTAAACAGAACAAAGTAGAATGTTCTGGGCCTGTAACTCACTCAAGTGTTGACTCTTATTTTCTACATGGGGACCTCTCTCCTTTGTGTCTTAATTCTAAAAATGGAACAGTTGATGGAACCTCTGAAAATACTGAAGATGGATTGGATCGAAAAGATAATAAGCAGCCCAGGAAAAAACGTGGCCGTTATCGCCAATATGATCATGAAATAATGGAAGAGGCTATTGCAATGGTAATGAGCGGAAAGATGAGTGTTTCCAAAGCACAAGGAATTTATGGGGTACCTCACAGCACTTTAGAATACAAGGTAAAAGAAAGATCTGGAACACTGAAGACTCCTCCGAAGAAGAAACTCCGATTACCAGACACTGGGTTATATAATATGACAGATTCAGGGACTGGCAGCTGCAAAAACAGCAAGCCTGTGTAGATTACTTGTTAGGaagatgtttgtgtgtgtgtgtgtgtatgtgtgtgtgtatgtgtgtttgcgtgtgtgtgagtatgtgcacaggtgtgtatttgtgtgtctgtATACACACATGTGGGAATTACAGATGCTCACTCTGACAGGAGACATGAAATTTTACAGTTCAAAAACCACTTACATgccttttgaaaaaaagttttattcagGGTTTTCACTGTGGACAGAATTATATAGTTGCTTACTTAATTCTGATAGTTTGTATTTAATCCTTGTATAAATAGGTGGAAAAAATTCAGGTTTTCTTTAGTAGTCAATAGCATAAAGCGTTGTGGGAAAACAAGTAATTGTCGAGTGAAACATTTTTATTGGTGAAAGACCACTCCAGCCATTCAGTTGAACCATCTTATAATGGAAATATGATATTAATAGTTCGTAAACATTTTTACATAATATACTTACGGCTATTGTAAGTATATCAGACAACCAATCAAAGTTTAAATAGACAGCTATCTCCatactaagaaaaattaatatatacagtATTAGTACACTACAGTGTATTCTATGAAATATGAAATGCACTCAAGTGCATCCAccaggaatagaaaagaaaaccttaaatgATATGTATaatgaaatttaatatttatcatttaatagTTGATTTGCAGGAAGTTGGGGTTTATAAGGtatatactttttaagaaaactgaCACATAGTTAACCCCAGCAGCTATAGAATCCTTTAATATAAGATGGAATACTAAGaacaaaaagtaatttaaatttaattattaaaataatttaattttgtttttcatttgaaaaataagctAATGTGTAAGGTTAGAAAAGAAAGTTGGAATGCAACTTAGAGCATGTTTATAATGTGCACAGAAAAAGCTTGAGAATGataattttgatttaaatgtGCTGGTTAGTTGATGTTATGACTACTTTAAATTTTAAGGATTGTGACACACTCCTACTATTGAAAAACCTCAGTGTAACTTTAATATATTTGCTGCTGtgacatttcaaaacattttcagtttATCAAAATGAATTACAGATTTCATTTTGGTGGGCGATACATTATCATTTTGCTAATAACCAAATTTGCAGTTTGTTCAGGGTCTTGAATAGATTTACAGATATTTAACACTGAAGCTGTTTTGAACTTTCAGTAATGTAAACTCTACTAATTGGGTAGTTAGAAGCTGGGCAGTGCATTTTAACTTTTACAGACTCATAAGAGAGACCAATAATTTTTATATAGCAGTTTTAAAATGTGGTTCAGAgtatccatgttggatttatggAGTATGCAGTGGTAAAATGTTATAAAGCATGTGCCTCCATATAAAGAATGGGGATTTGCTTCATATATTCAGAATTCTCCGAGTGCCCCTTTCTCTGTTAAAATTCAGGTTCTGATCATTTTTCTAAGCCAATTTTCCTAAGTCCAAAAGGAATACTTaaagctgaatttaaaaaataagtgcaCCTTGTCAAATACTTGTGTTTTTACACTTGTGTTTGTGTGTAACTAATAATCTCATATACATGTAATACTAAAGAGATTTTCAGctattacatttaaaaactgcTTACATAtgtttaaagaaactgaagagtgGGAAGCTACACAACCAAGTAGTTATTTGGTCTCTTAGAGCTACACTGAACCCTCTTCAGCTTAATGTTACCTGCATACTAGGGTATGAATCCTcttgctctgtttttgtttttgttttttccaagtaAGTATACATAACGGATTGCAAAACAGCAGATGTCAGggtcatctttctttttaaagaattaagcCATATTTTGTGAGGGCCAGAACTTggattatttaatatatttcccctccccccccccattgaaAAACACAGTTAAAAGATAAAGTAAATGTTTCAACACAATTTTATTGACCTCTTTATACAGAATTTTACTTGCAAAATTTGGGGGCCTGAATGcattacataatatttatattgagCTTTTTTATTCCTCACACTATATTTACATTAATAAATTGATTGAGAAGTTTATAGAAAAGGGATACTTACAGAACacttttatatcatttaaaagaTGACCTGACCAAAAACTTTACAGGATTCATAAAATCAGGGATCATTTTGCTATTGACTTCACAGTGATCAGTAGTTTTATAGGTAATATTATAGTTAATTTGCAGCATTtagtatttgtattatttatttttggtcagaaatagtaaattaaatattttttgatagtttataGGTAATGATCAACccataacttttaaaagaaacaaaatgtttctaattATTGAGTTAACTTTTGATTATACAAACTAGGAAAGGCAGGGAAATTTATGGGTTCCCCTTCTCCCCAATGATTCTATTAAGATGTTCTTTATGTTAAACTTTCAAAGTACTTTATAAATTTAGTTACCAGTTACTACTTATTAATTGACAGTTTTATGAAAAATCCAGTTTCAGCAGACTTTTAATGAAGGTGAAAGCAACCCTTATATGCTTTCTACTTATTTGAATGTTCctcaagtattttatatttaaaaaaaaaaaaaaagaaggaaaagaaaaaacagtgccTCTGTTTTTAGAAAACTACTGCTCAGTAAAGTTGTTTAAACCATTTCTGGTAGCTAATgacaattttatattaaattgtaTACTAACTTTAGTGAGACTGATTTTTTTAGTTGTTTACAGTACAAAtacttgtatttgttttttaattgcagtATTTCCATTGTCGCAGTAATTTAGTAAAACTCTGTGGCTGCCTTGATTTTGACAGATTTTGTTAATATAAACTGATTGTTAGGCAATTAGTTATATTTATGCATAAATCAATTGCACTATaattcatgaattatttattacaatattttctaatgaattcatgtatctgtcTTGTGTTGTAAATGTACTGTAATTCTGTTCCTACTTTGTGTTGTTATATATCTAAATCTGATTGTATGAATCTTAATTGTTCAGTTAACGTGTTTCTAGGTTGTAATTTGTAGTAAAGCACTTCAATGCTTTTGCACTTAAATTTACAACACTGTTGGTGTGTGATTGATTTACTCattcagtaaaagaaaagaaaagaaagaaaagaaaaaaactgactACACTGACTTTTTTGATTCACTATaggaatgaattttattttaattaatgtgaGAAGTTGACTTTCTCCAAAGAACTATTTCACCAACAAAATTTGCAATGGGCAAAACTGATAGTAACATACAAAAAATGGGCAGGGTGTTTTGGTTTGTAAATCTAACAGGAAAAggttagaaaaaattttaacattaaaaacaagggAGCTGTGAAAGATATGATTATGGTACCTTTACATATAATCACTTGAGAATAGAGTCTAGTTTGGAGATTTATGTGTATTCAACTATTATTTACTCATATTAGAGTGTTCTTTGAGTCTCTAAACTGcaagaaagatggaaaagaaaaaatttggagcCAAATAAAAGTATTACGGAATTTTATAGTTTGAGAATTTAGTTCTCTAATATCTGATATGTGTGTATCAGATATAATCTAATACTTGAATATCCAGTTAGTAACTTTATGAAGCTATTCTTCATATACCATTAGATGGAAATTACTGACCACTGTGGTATTTTGGAATTTCCATTATTGGAagtaataaactgaaaaaataaaaataaaagtaataaactgAATAAGaaacctttttaaagtttagacTTCCTTGAAATCTCAGAAGAGATGTAAAAATCTTGTGGTTTTCAGAATAGTTAACACGTCattagttttaattatttctacttctatACTTGACTTACTAACAGATAAAACATTGAAGCATTGAGGAAGTATTATGAAAGcatattaatctttaaaatatggtgcaatgtatttttctaagaaacaCAAAATCTCTTTAATTATTTAGTCACAGGTATGTTTAATAGCCCATAGCATAACTTTAAAGAAACTGTTGAAGTGCATCTATCAGAAcgtttttgggttttcttttgcttatatgaaaattacaatttttaCTTTGCTGGAAAAGAGAATAATATCACATATCCTCATATTTGATAGTTAACATTTCCTAATGTCCTtgttctccatatattttttgaattaccTAATAGTGAATCTTGAGAATCAgttccatcatttatttatatatatatatatatatatatatatatatatatttttttttttttttttttttcccccggaaAGGAAAGGATATTGGGGCCATGTCTGTggacttaaaacattttattatcaaTTTCACATCTTTTCTCACTTTGATAACTGCTTTTTGTCAAACCACATGTTAGTTTTGGTGAAATATTGGTTGAATCTAGTAGAGTTATCATTTTTCTAGAAAACTTCTGATCTAGTGTTCAAAATTTACTTTggtgttttttcttcttaaataacataatattttttaaatgtagatgaaATATTGCATCTTTATCTGTGATACAAGCCAGTtttaatgagcaaaataaatttaatttcatttttcattttaaaattcctttaattttaatatatatgaatataataaccctttatttaaacaaaatacagtCTTCTGTAGCACTTCATAATCAGTATATCCTAATTCCAGCCCTAAATAAAATTCCTACAAACCAGGAACTACTAACAATAATAGCAAACATAAGAAATCATGAATAGGAGGCTATTTTCATGTACAGAGTTTGGTgatatgtttaatttaaaaagatacttttctgaaacagaattcttttaatacattttattcttcttgctgCTGGTAttggattaaaaaattttttgtagaCTTCTGCCTTGGTTGCTAAGTAATCCTGAGTCTTAGTTAAAATTAGATGTATATTAGTTTCTTCAGTGGGACATTTTCCAGCATTTGAAATTAGATAATTAGGTAAGTAATGCCTTTAGTCTTCATGTAATTACTTTAGTAtttaaaatcaattcaaaatagattttatttttaaatagcttaaatttttttattattaggttAAAATGCCTGCAGCTTAATCTTAGAAAAGATACTCTGTTATTTATATGAAATCcaaattctttaattttccttgtaAGTATGCaaagatttcttttattaataattttatttcagtaccttgaaaaaatattttaaagttttctcctacatcttatttttcttatttgcacTAAATCAGATTGATAATTAtcaaaataacttctaaaatgtctactttataaaaatgtaactcCTTCTGAAGCActttcattaaatattcttaGTACATCCAAAGCACTAAACATTAGCAATCTGTAAATATAATCATATCTTTAATCAGATTTTGTATCCTAAAACTAGGGCTTTCTTTTGACTATTATACTTGCCATAGGAAATTAATTATCATCAGTGCTTCATTATATTTTTGCTGAATGATAATCAAGATGTCATTGTTGCAGCTCTATAGGAGTTAGGAGTCCCACAATACCAAAATTTCTTTTGTTCAAACTCTGTTAAAATTATAACTCCTTATAATAGTGGTATTTTTGCtgtaattcattttttgtttgatttttatttttagttcaacTGTTGATGCAAAATCAGAGGAAGCTactaaaatggaaaaaggaaaatcagcATTAAGCAAAGTTTTGGAATCTTTGTGCATACATCACCAGCAACAAGTTTTGGCCATGTTGAAATTTCTAGTCCAAGAGCAAAATGCTGCTTCTCTTTGCTATTGTAATACATCATATACTGGGTCTTCAGAATCTCAAAAGCCCCTAATTGAAGATGATTTACATGGTCTATTCTGTAGTTGTGAATATAGGCTGGCAGAAAGAGGGTgtttacaaaatgaaagacaaagcCCTGGTGTTGTGCCTCTGCCAGTCTGTATTAAAGATTTACATTGTTTATCTTGCCAAACTATAACTATTGAACACATTATGACAGTAGTGAATAGAGGAATTGCAAACAGTTATAATTCTCACAGGTGCTGTTCTGGACTATTACCAAACATTCACTCTACAAAATCAACCTTTCACACTCCTCTTTCATCAAGGGACATATGTGATGTTTCAGTCAGTCTTAAGGATGTTTGTAGATCTCGAAGTCCATCACCCCCACCATTATCACCTGTACAGATGGAaggatttgaaaaattaaaagatgttgTCTCAGAGCTCTCAGCCTTAGAAAATAACAGActtgaaataaacattaaccagcctccctctctcacaccagcagaaataaacagtgaCAAGACTGATCACGAaggtaaaatacataaaactaaaaaattcagCAACTCGGATTCTTTGCTCCTGGAAGGCAGTGGTAATTGTACTACAAATCAGGAAAAAGGTGAAACTACTGTAATTTTTCAAGATTTAATGGATCgtattaatgaaaaattaaaatcaatagaAACTACAGATATGGGAAACCTTGTAAAATTATCTAGCAGTGATTGTAATACAGATAATGATTTAAAATTAAGAGATTTAATAGCTTCTCTCTTGCATAATGCCAAGGCCAGTGATTACAGTTttatggaattgctgagtcaacaTGATAAAAAGGTAGAGAATAAAATTATTCAGACAAGATTTCGAAAGCGTCAAGAAACTTTACTTTCAGTGCACAACTCTCCTGATTCACCCACGTTTAGAAGGCAGTCTTTgcaaataaaaagagaacttgCCAGTCTTGATGAaaattttgtaagaaaaagatacactgaaaaaaattcaaggaAGTTGACACGCAACGATGAGATATTTTCAATGGACAGAGAGGAATTCTGTCATTGCCAAGGGTCTTTACAAAATTCTAAAAGCTTGCAAGAAAATAATCATGCAGAAACATTTTCACCAGATTGTGCATTGCAGTCATTGCAACTACCTCTTCATAGTTTAGAAACTAACTTAGCTTTTGATGCATTTTCAGAAAGCTTTAAGACAACTTCCCCTGGGAAAATGAGCATAACAAAATTACAGGAGAAATCTGCAGCTGGGAAAAGACTTTTGCAAAATCACAGGAAGAATCCAAAACTGGAGAATACCAAAACTCCTTTGAAAAGTGATGTTCCTGGACTTTTGAGCAGAACTAAACGACATATTGTGCCCCCAGGATGGTATTCTATATATGTAACaaataattatgttttcaaaaaatccCCTAAGGCCAAAAAAATTTCtgattctgcaaaaaaaaaagatccagtgaAAAATACTCAAATTGAAAGCTCACACAATATAGATCTAAACAAAATTGCAATGAATTCCAATTTACAAGTTGTTGTGGAACGtttggaagataaaataaatatggcCCAAAAGTCTTGGAATAATCACTCATTATCTGAAGGATGTAAGACATCCAAGAAATTGATAGAAATTGATGGTAAAGATCAAGATGCAGGAAGAAACATGACTCTAACTGTAAGCAGAATGACATACAAAGAGCAGAGTTTATCAAAATCTGTGGTAGCAGCCAGTAATATCAAAAGCAATCATACACCTACAATATATTTGAATAGCAAAAGACTTGATAATCCGGAAAATTCATCTATTTTAGATACGAGTAGCTTGATTTCCAGTGTTCAAAATGTGCCAACAAAATACGAGGCCATTGAAAGCTCTTTTTCCAGCTATTCTAGTCCTATCAAACTCATGTTTTTATCTGAGGTTAAAAGCAGTGAAGGAGTCAAATATACTTTAACTTCAGTCGGTACTTCCAAGTCAAATGCTGATCTTCCTTCTGAAAAATATCCAAGTCATGATGCAATTGAAAAACAACCAGAAACAAATGAGGATATCCCAGATGCTAACTTTGAAAATTATAGTTCTAATCGTAATGGTAGTGACACTCTTCAGGGAGAACTAAACAAATTTAATTGTGCAAAAGAAACTACAGAATCCCCTGCAATGTTTATAGATGATGTGAACAGTGATAAGCCACAAGACAAACCTAAGGAAAATCCAAACAATGATACGGATTCATCTTTTAAACGAAAACCAGGTAGACCTAAAAAGATAGGTCCCCAGGTTGTGAAACAAATTAAGCGGCCAATTGGAAGACCACCAAAACCTAAAACCGATCAAACAGACATCACCATTTGCCAAAATGAATCGTCTAGTACTGGAAAGAAAAGTCCAGAATCCCTCTTATCAGAAGTGAAAGAAGGTATCTATAAAAAGAGTATTACCGTAACTGTTATTTATGGAAGATCAAGAAGAACTAAAAGGCATGTTTCTGAAGGAACTGTAAACATAAGCAATGTTATATCTTTCAGCAATAATGCGGATTTTCCAACTGAATGTAATAGTCTCAGAAATATTAGAGAATACAAAATTGACTCAGGTGAAAGAAGTGCTATTTCAACTTTGACTACTGAAAGTGAGATCTTGGGGTCTGGCTTTGAATATATTAGGCCCATCAAGAACAAGTCTGTGATACCTCAACCTTCCAAGAACATTATCCGACCAAATCAGAAGCCTTTTGCAGTAATTAGGAAGCCTGGTAGACCTGCAAAAGTGAAAATCTCTGGCATATCTGTGACTATTAATAGAGTTTCACCTCAGGAGAGAGAAGTAAGTATTAGCAGCTGTTTGCCTCCTTtagaacaagaaaatatattagagaaaaatctGGCTGAAGAAAAGTATGATCACCAATGCAATAAGATGGACACAAGGCACACTGAAGCTGACATATTTAAGAATGGATCAAAAAGTATGGTTGCTGCTATACCTTTGAGACATTCTATTAGGGATAGAAAGCCATCTCTCCATCTCGTACATCCATTAGCATCTTCCAGCTCACTTATTTATAGAAATACTCTGCTCCGTAAATCATATAAAGTCCATTTGCAGAAAGGTAAAAGTGAGAAGGAAAAACATAGGCAGTCAAGGATAAAAATAGCTTCAAAAGGTACCCCTGGACTTAGAAattcaaagaatgcaaaaatgtgTTTGGAAGATAACAAATTAATACCCATTTCTGAAGTATCCTTGGACCCTATAATTTCATCAAACCCTTTGCTCAGGTGGTGGGCTGCTTCTACTTCAAATGATTCCTTATTAGAGGAATTAAACAATAGATTTGAGCAAATAACAAATGCTTGGGTGCAAGTGAGTGGAGATGAAGCTGAAAACTGTgttcataaaaaaagagaacgcATTGAAAGTGATAATTTCAAAATAGCAAACCCTTTGGAAACCTGTCTTTTAGAACTTGAAGTTTCACCTGTAAAAATGCTTTTTCGGAAAAAGTATGATTTGAATGAACTCTGTATCTGGTTTAtgcaaacaacagaaacacaGTCTCTTTCACTAGTTAGAAAAGCAAATGCTCGAAACCCTTTGGAAGTAATAAATACCAGAGGAATTAAATTAGGGAccaaatattctcattttaatacTAGCCCCTTCagaaagcactttaaaaaatttgcacTGTCTTCTCCTTCAAAATCAGCAGGGAAGTTGCATATACTACATAAAATAGTTAGCTCTCCACTGTTAAATGTGAGAAGTAATTTAACATTAGCTAGATTAAAAAGAACTGAGTTTAAGAGGTTGCAGCACGAAAggtggaaaagagagggaaagccGCACAACCATGGAACAGTTGATTGGATCTCTAAAAGAAGGAACTTAAGATTTTTCTGCcagaatcaatttttaaaaaagactgaggGGGGAACAAATGCTGACATCCCACTCCAAGGAAAAAACACAATAGATAATCAGTTTATTTTGCCACCTGAGATCAGAGATGACTCTTTGCAACAGAAGGTGGCAATGTCTGACTTGAAAACACATGCTAATTTAGAGAATAATTTTAAGACAGAAGCAAAGGAGAATGGAACAAATTGCAGCCAAAAAGGTTTTGAAAAGGGATCAAGACTAGGAAATGTATGTCCACATAATTGGAGGTCAAAAACCTTAAAAGATTGTAGAATATTTTTGAGGAAGATCAACTATCTTGAACACAGAAATACTTTTAAGCTAAATACAATCATTTACTCTCCTGAATCTATTGGCAGTGGAACTAATCATCAGACTCACATAGAAGAATCAAAGCGCTTTACCTTAAGATCCCATTCTGCTAggcaaaattcttttaaaaagcaatctaaagaaatagaaaatgctaaAACAAATAGTCCTTCAACCGATAAATTTCCTGGCCAACTTGACAATAGTAgattaaataaatgtgttaacTATGACAAGAATCCTGATAGTTCTGACGTTCTTAGCAaattgaacaaaagaaaaagaccgCCATGGAAGACCACAGAAATgtcaacaaaaagacataaacgACAGTCTTGCAACAGTGGACAAATGGCAAACTATTATTCAAAATCCCAACTAGGTAAGTTTTTCTCTacttaattttaaagtttcattgTAGGTGCCTTGAGTAAAGTATGAGATAATGGGTAGAAAAGGAACAGCTGATTTAGTTtcaatttatttccaaaatatttggacAACCTAATTTCTTGGCACCTAGTATGAAACTCAATGAAATTAGGTTCTACTAAATGTACCCGTGCGCTTCCCTACATCTTAATGAGTCCaagattttaaacaaattaaaatatatttagtagaGCCATAGCTTCTAAACAAATCATTAATTTACAAGTTATATTATCTGTTTTTGTATTTGatctaatataaaatatagaaaacagttTGAATGGTAAATATGCCTAAGGAGCTATCTAAAAATTAACTGCTACACAACaggataatatatatttattgtcttGATAAATTAATAACTTTGAGACCATGTGGAAAGAAGTAAAGACTATCTCATTGCTAAATTGATGAGGTCtgtaacatatataataattatgggATATCAGTTGCACTTTCACCATTAAGTTGTTACACCCTTTGGTACTGATTCGGGAACCATTTTAAGACTCTGCATATTTAAATAGAGTCAAAGAACAAGatattttcttcagtaaataAGCAAACTTGTTGAATAGTTTTTTTCATAGTAGACATTGAACTAGATAATATGGATATAAAGATGAGAATTTCTTTCCAGAGATAATCTATAGCCTAGCAAGGGAGAAAGTCATATGCAGGTAATTTTAAGGTAATGCTAAATTTAGAATGCAAACGGAAATTACTTTTAAGTAATTATGTGCTTTACTTACTATACAGGCCTGACATTGGTGCCTTGAGGAGACTGTTACCCTTAGAACCTAGCAAAGCAGGATTATGAGCACCATAATTGCCAATGTAGCCATTTCCATCTCTGCTTGATAGGTGCTAGACAGTTCAGGATGTGAAAGAGTGCCAGGTTACATTTgtaaatttaaggaaattttatcaaatggttgcattattacattgtatattttaGGAGCCTTTTTGAGGGGCTTATGGAGATATTGGTGGCTTTATTTTTGTTacctttttgaaacatttttaaaagctaaaacacCACTATCGAGTCTTATATTAAGATATTAAAAGCAATAATTAAACTCAAGTTTTAATAAGTAGATGATTATAATGACCCCCAAAATTTGATTAATTGAATGACTTTAAAATACCTACTccacggggcgcctggttggcgcagtcggttaagcgtccgacttcagccaggtcacgatctcatggtccgtgagttcgagccccgtgtcaggctctgggctgatggctcagagcctggagcctgtttccgattctgtgactccctctctctctgcccctcccccgttcatgctctgtctctctctgtcccaaaaataaataaacgttgaaaaaaaaaaaaaaaaacctattccaTAATATTTAAcatgcattaaataa containing:
- the LCORL gene encoding ligand-dependent nuclear receptor corepressor-like protein isoform X5 gives rise to the protein MDKGRERMAAAAAAAAAAAAAQCRSPRCAAERRGFRRELDSWRHRLMHCVGFESILEGLYGPRLRRDLSLFEDCEPEELTDWSMDEKCSFCNLQREAVSDCIPSLDSSQSTPTEELSSQGQSNTEKIECQAENYLNALFRKKDLPQNCDPNIPLVAQELMKKMIRQFAIEYISKSGKIQENRNGSIGPSLICKSIQMNQAENSLQEEQEGPLDLTVNRMQEQNTQQGDGVLDLSTKKTSIKSEESSICDPSSENSMAGSTVDAKSEEATKMEKGKSALSKVLESLCIHHQQQVLAMLKFLVQEQNAASLCYCNTSYTGSSESQKPLIEDDLHGLFCSCEYRLAERGCLQNERQSPGVVPLPVCIKDLHCLSCQTITIEHIMTVVNRGIANSYNSHRCCSGLLPNIHSTKSTFHTPLSSRDICDVSVSLKDVCRSRSPSPPPLSPVQMEGFEKLKDVVSELSALENNRLEININQPPSLTPAEINSDKTDHEGKIHKTKKFSNSDSLLLEGSGNCTTNQEKGETTVIFQDLMDRINEKLKSIETTDMGNLVKLSSSDCNTDNDLKLRDLIASLLHNAKASDYSFMELLSQHDKKVENKIIQTRFRKRQETLLSVHNSPDSPTFRRQSLQIKRELASLDENFVRKRYTEKNSRKLTRNDEIFSMDREEFCHCQGSLQNSKSLQENNHAETFSPDCALQSLQLPLHSLETNLAFDAFSESFKTTSPGKMSITKLQEKSAAGKRLLQNHRKNPKLENTKTPLKSDVPGLLSRTKRHIVPPGWYSIYVTNNYVFKKSPKAKKISDSAKKKDPVKNTQIESSHNIDLNKIAMNSNLQVVVERLEDKINMAQKSWNNHSLSEGCKTSKKLIEIDGKDQDAGRNMTLTVSRMTYKEQSLSKSVVAASNIKSNHTPTIYLNSKRLDNPENSSILDTSSLISSVQNVPTKYEAIESSFSSYSSPIKLMFLSEVKSSEGVKYTLTSVGTSKSNADLPSEKYPSHDAIEKQPETNEDIPDANFENYSSNRNGSDTLQGELNKFNCAKETTESPAMFIDDVNSDKPQDKPKENPNNDTDSSFKRKPGRPKKIGPQVVKQIKRPIGRPPKPKTDQTDITICQNESSSTGKKSPESLLSEVKEGIYKKSITVTVIYGRSRRTKRHVSEGTVNISNVISFSNNADFPTECNSLRNIREYKIDSGERSAISTLTTESEILGSGFEYIRPIKNKSVIPQPSKNIIRPNQKPFAVIRKPGRPAKVKISGISVTINRVSPQEREHATNEN